A stretch of Methanosphaerula palustris E1-9c DNA encodes these proteins:
- a CDS encoding 30S ribosomal protein S28e, whose amino-acid sequence MADEGTPAEVIEVIGSTGMHGEAMQVKCRILDGSNKGRIITRNTVGPIREGDILMLLETEREAKKLSRR is encoded by the coding sequence ATGGCAGATGAAGGCACGCCAGCGGAAGTGATCGAGGTGATCGGGTCCACAGGGATGCACGGAGAAGCCATGCAGGTCAAATGCCGTATCCTTGACGGTTCCAACAAGGGGCGGATCATCACCAGAAACACCGTCGGTCCAATCCGCGAAGGGGACATCCTGATGCTCCTCGAGACCGAACGTGAAGCAAAAAAACTCTCCAGGCGGTGA
- a CDS encoding DUF371 domain-containing protein: MTITEVIHCHGHQYVLATHKTTFEVTTEPSLTLQGDCIIGVGADRAGPDLSSEFKRALATDGAVLITTLACDGISVVVRSRGGSGLDLSHQTDLVWRRSPFTCSRTIGVYADHVARTLPRDLIASLQNGAPLEVTLTVLSAVEAVSQSLPS; this comes from the coding sequence ATGACGATAACTGAGGTGATCCACTGCCATGGACATCAGTATGTCCTGGCCACGCACAAGACCACGTTTGAGGTGACCACCGAGCCCTCGTTGACCCTGCAGGGCGACTGCATCATCGGCGTCGGGGCTGACCGGGCAGGCCCTGATCTCTCATCTGAGTTTAAGAGAGCGCTGGCCACAGATGGGGCGGTACTGATCACAACGCTGGCCTGCGATGGGATCTCCGTGGTCGTCAGGTCCCGGGGTGGTTCTGGACTGGACCTTTCCCACCAGACCGACCTGGTATGGCGCCGGTCTCCGTTCACCTGCAGCCGGACGATCGGAGTCTACGCGGATCATGTGGCCCGGACCCTGCCCAGAGATCTGATCGCCAGCCTTCAGAACGGGGCCCCGCTTGAGGTGACGCTGACCGTCCTCTCTGCTGTTGAGGCCGTCAGTCAATCCCTCCCGAGCTGA
- the rpl7ae gene encoding 50S ribosomal protein L7Ae, with translation MSKAYVTFDSPEEIQNKALEALEIARDTGKVKKGSNEATKAIERSIAQLVLIGADVEPEEIVMHLAPLCDEKHIPYIFIGKQNDIGAASGLTVASTAAAIVKPGKAKELVDEITAQLTELRG, from the coding sequence ATGTCAAAAGCATACGTAACATTTGATTCTCCAGAGGAGATCCAGAACAAGGCCCTTGAAGCCCTTGAAATTGCCCGGGATACCGGGAAGGTCAAGAAAGGGTCCAATGAAGCGACAAAAGCTATCGAACGATCCATTGCTCAGCTGGTCCTGATCGGCGCAGATGTGGAGCCAGAAGAGATTGTGATGCATCTGGCCCCACTCTGTGATGAGAAGCACATCCCGTACATCTTTATCGGGAAGCAGAACGATATCGGAGCCGCCAGCGGCCTGACTGTTGCCTCGACTGCTGCAGCGATTGTGAAGCCTGGAAAGGCAAAAGAACTCGTCGACGAGATCACGGCCCAGCTCACTGAGTTAAGGGGGTAA
- the xseB gene encoding exodeoxyribonuclease VII small subunit — MTETYEELLKELKSIVQKIEDDETSLDESIALYERGALLVKQCEGMLETAEMKISQLGRD; from the coding sequence ATGACAGAAACATATGAAGAGTTGCTGAAGGAATTGAAATCTATCGTGCAGAAGATCGAGGACGATGAGACCAGCCTCGACGAGAGCATCGCCCTGTATGAGCGCGGGGCCCTGCTGGTGAAACAGTGCGAGGGGATGCTCGAGACGGCCGAGATGAAGATCAGTCAGCTCGGGAGGGATTGA
- the ndk gene encoding nucleoside-diphosphate kinase: protein MDRTFVMIKPDGVQRGLIGQIVARLEDKGLKMVAARFERLAEATVNEHYREHIERSFYPSLKQYIMSGPCFLMVWEGKNAAAVVRTLTGATNPSEAAPGTIRGDYGLDIGRNVIHASDAPESAAREIALHFPGTGQVTYTRIDEPVLYE, encoded by the coding sequence ATGGACCGGACCTTTGTGATGATCAAGCCCGATGGAGTCCAGCGCGGCTTAATCGGGCAGATCGTCGCCCGGCTTGAGGACAAGGGGCTGAAGATGGTGGCCGCACGATTTGAGCGGCTCGCTGAGGCGACGGTGAATGAACACTACCGTGAGCACATCGAACGGTCGTTCTATCCCTCGCTCAAGCAGTATATCATGAGCGGTCCCTGTTTCCTGATGGTCTGGGAGGGAAAGAATGCGGCTGCGGTGGTCAGAACGCTGACCGGCGCAACCAACCCATCCGAGGCCGCTCCTGGCACTATCAGGGGCGATTACGGTCTTGACATCGGTAGGAATGTGATCCATGCGTCCGACGCTCCTGAGAGCGCCGCACGCGAGATTGCACTTCACTTCCCGGGCACCGGACAGGTCACCTATACACGGATCGATGAACCGGTCCTGTATGAGTGA
- a CDS encoding 50S ribosomal protein L24e produces MVEMHTCTFCGEGLEPGTGKMFVRRDGSIYYFCSTKCQNNFKLGRAPRRVAWTKAGRKALGKE; encoded by the coding sequence ATGGTTGAAATGCATACCTGTACGTTCTGCGGTGAAGGGCTCGAACCCGGAACCGGCAAGATGTTCGTCCGCAGGGATGGTTCTATCTATTACTTCTGCAGCACCAAGTGCCAGAATAACTTCAAGCTCGGAAGAGCTCCGCGCCGGGTCGCTTGGACCAAGGCCGGCAGAAAGGCACTCGGTAAGGAGTGA
- the xseA gene encoding exodeoxyribonuclease VII large subunit has protein sequence MAGRQGQLTFDQIAPREEPRTLGVSEISGLIETLLGDQRLQEIWVRGEITNYTHHSSGHRYFSLSEERFGKVSTIQCVIWRSDAARIGIDLANGMNVQIFGSIGLYPPQGRYQFYAREVRRTGEGEKHLLVERWKRELDAEGLFAAERKRPLPRFPKVVGVVTSSTGAVLQDIRNVISRRFPLTLIVSPTVVQGETAHLEIAAAIRRVDTRVDVIIVARGGGSFEDLFPFNHPDVVRAVAGCITPVVSAVGHEVDVTLCDLAADLRAPTPSAAAELVVPDRGELISELLTCRQHLIDHLIRRVQKGSTEVTTLRERLHPARLERLMNRRREDLATLSEWLDRALTVGMERRRLEVREQRAMVEAGDPLRLLNRGYCMVERENQPITSAHQISKGDQVLLRLADGTGIAKIKEVTYDRNI, from the coding sequence ATGGCAGGAAGACAGGGCCAGTTAACCTTCGACCAGATCGCGCCCCGCGAGGAACCCCGAACGCTCGGCGTATCCGAGATCTCCGGGCTGATCGAGACCCTCCTCGGCGATCAACGGCTTCAGGAGATCTGGGTCCGCGGGGAGATCACCAACTATACCCACCACAGTTCAGGCCATCGCTACTTCTCCCTTTCAGAGGAACGGTTCGGAAAGGTCTCGACAATCCAGTGTGTGATCTGGCGGAGTGATGCGGCCCGGATCGGGATCGATCTGGCCAATGGGATGAATGTCCAGATCTTTGGATCGATCGGGTTGTACCCACCGCAGGGGCGGTATCAGTTCTATGCCAGGGAGGTTCGACGGACAGGGGAGGGGGAGAAGCACCTCCTCGTCGAACGGTGGAAGCGGGAACTCGATGCAGAGGGGCTCTTCGCAGCCGAAAGAAAACGACCGCTCCCCCGGTTTCCGAAGGTCGTGGGCGTGGTCACCTCGTCGACCGGCGCCGTCCTGCAGGACATCAGGAATGTGATCAGCCGGCGGTTCCCCCTGACCCTGATCGTCTCCCCGACGGTCGTACAGGGGGAGACGGCTCACCTTGAGATCGCGGCGGCCATCAGGAGGGTCGATACCAGGGTGGATGTGATCATCGTCGCCCGGGGAGGAGGCTCGTTCGAGGACCTCTTCCCATTCAACCACCCCGACGTCGTCCGGGCAGTCGCAGGGTGTATAACCCCGGTGGTCAGTGCGGTCGGCCATGAGGTCGATGTAACCCTCTGTGACCTGGCTGCAGACCTGCGTGCCCCGACCCCCTCTGCAGCAGCGGAACTGGTCGTCCCGGACCGGGGAGAACTGATCAGCGAACTGTTGACCTGCCGGCAGCACCTGATCGATCACCTGATACGGAGGGTACAGAAGGGCTCAACCGAGGTCACTACCCTCAGAGAGCGACTTCACCCTGCTCGGCTTGAACGACTGATGAACCGGCGGAGAGAGGATCTCGCCACACTCTCCGAATGGCTCGACCGTGCCCTCACGGTCGGGATGGAAAGAAGACGGTTGGAGGTCAGGGAACAGCGGGCGATGGTGGAAGCCGGCGATCCGCTCAGGCTGCTCAACCGTGGCTACTGTATGGTCGAACGGGAGAACCAACCGATCACCTCGGCACATCAGATCAGCAAAGGAGACCAGGTATTACTGAGGCTGGCGGACGGAACCGGGATCGCGAAGATAAAGGAGGTCACCTATGACAGAAACATATGA